From Methanobacterium veterum, the proteins below share one genomic window:
- a CDS encoding ATP-binding protein: MKRDVIKINEEKCTGCGECIPGCPEGALQVIEGKARLISDLFCDGLGACIGNCPQGAIEIEQREAEPYDENKVMKNIIMGGPSVILAHLKHLSDHGQKDLLNQAVDFLKERNIDIPDYEKGASFECACPGSMAVDLSQKPETENEPQIRVSPELRNWPVQLQLLNPNAPYFKNADLLISADCAPFAYANFHQEFLKDKVLIILCPKLDKTIDRYVDKLTEIFQKQDINSISIVHMEVPCCSGIEVIVRRALEKAQKDIPLKDYTISISGELIQAK, from the coding sequence ATGAAAAGAGATGTTATCAAGATTAATGAAGAAAAATGTACAGGATGCGGTGAATGTATTCCTGGATGTCCTGAAGGAGCTTTGCAGGTAATTGAAGGGAAGGCAAGACTGATAAGCGATTTATTCTGTGATGGTTTAGGGGCATGTATTGGAAACTGCCCTCAGGGAGCTATAGAAATTGAACAGAGAGAAGCAGAGCCTTATGATGAAAATAAAGTTATGAAAAATATAATAATGGGAGGACCTAGTGTTATATTGGCCCATTTAAAGCATCTCTCTGATCACGGCCAGAAAGACCTTCTTAATCAGGCGGTTGATTTTTTAAAAGAAAGGAACATTGATATCCCTGACTATGAAAAAGGAGCATCATTTGAATGCGCGTGTCCTGGTTCAATGGCAGTGGATTTGAGTCAAAAGCCTGAAACTGAAAATGAACCTCAGATAAGGGTTAGCCCGGAACTTAGAAACTGGCCGGTGCAATTACAGCTTTTAAATCCAAATGCACCTTATTTTAAAAATGCAGACCTTTTGATCTCAGCGGACTGTGCACCTTTTGCATATGCTAACTTTCATCAGGAATTCTTAAAGGACAAAGTTTTAATAATTCTTTGCCCGAAGCTGGATAAGACAATAGATAGGTATGTAGATAAATTGACTGAAATTTTCCAAAAACAGGACATAAACTCGATTTCAATAGTACATATGGAAGTTCCATGCTGCTCAGGAATTGAAGTTATAGTCAGGAGAGCATTAGAGAAAGCTCAAAAGGATATACCTCTTAAAGATTACACTATTTCTATATCTGGTGAACTAATACAGGCAAAATAA
- the hisH gene encoding imidazole glycerol phosphate synthase subunit HisH, whose protein sequence is MIVIINYGSGNLKSIKNGFTKIGEETVISQDIREMEKADALVLPGVGAFGTAMEHLESYKDIIHEHINNGKPFLGVCLGLQVLFTKSQENKGVKGLDIFKGEVMKIPEEGLKIPHMGWNNLKIVNECSILDGIENDYMYFVHSYYAKPDDEDIIAATTNYGIDLTAAVCRDNVFATQFHPEKSGEVGLNILKNFVKSIPSK, encoded by the coding sequence ATGATAGTCATAATTAATTATGGATCCGGAAACCTCAAAAGCATTAAAAATGGATTCACAAAGATAGGTGAAGAAACAGTAATATCTCAGGACATCCGTGAAATGGAAAAAGCTGATGCACTGGTCCTACCCGGAGTGGGTGCATTTGGAACAGCTATGGAACACCTTGAAAGCTACAAAGACATAATTCATGAACACATAAATAATGGAAAACCATTTTTGGGGGTTTGTTTGGGACTACAGGTACTATTTACAAAAAGCCAGGAAAATAAAGGAGTAAAAGGTCTCGATATATTCAAAGGCGAAGTAATGAAAATTCCGGAAGAAGGTCTCAAAATACCACATATGGGATGGAATAACCTGAAAATTGTAAATGAATGTTCAATACTCGATGGAATTGAAAATGATTATATGTACTTTGTCCATTCATATTATGCAAAACCAGATGACGAAGACATAATAGCTGCAACCACCAACTATGGAATTGACTTAACTGCAGCAGTGTGCAGAGATAATGTCTTTGCTACTCAATTTCACCCAGAAAAAAGCGGCGAAGTGGGTCTAAACATCTTAAAGAATTTTGTAAAGAGTATTCCATCAAAATAA